The Leptodactylus fuscus isolate aLepFus1 chromosome 3, aLepFus1.hap2, whole genome shotgun sequence genome has a segment encoding these proteins:
- the LOC142198682 gene encoding vomeronasal type-2 receptor 26-like, translated as MTAILPYVYSPLVQPNTNLGSEPPALEVKQILRRLPISKSQNPPPACDLHLVRTIEDYEYFQDGDVIIGGVFTVNYFMNGLNRYKIIHTYICLRPVPKNYKDLLTFRFAIEEINQDQTILPNISLGYHIYDSCSDSKKAVKSVLQILSGPRMTVPNYSCSGQRNVAGFIGDQGSATTVSMTQILAIYRYSQISYGATNYVLNDRNLYPTFYRTVLSARITYLMIAMMINFFKWTWVGIISSDDNSGNEETPILAEYLTMNGICVAYTIKVKLVSLDVLNNNEYRIISKSSAQVIILCGTYTPLLADWLREVRDVLRDKTLVLGPAFALNTFIMEHHREAFHGSLALEPSPLLIPDMRSFYESFQTISHPEDKLLAHIFLLNFGCLSGDSQMNENHQAVYNIPLHNCTGTERVTDFLSFQCKGFSDRVYKAVYLLARALHDLHMTSNGQSSRKINHLHRHSHQLHHFLRSQRSKDGNPYFLENGDFIGQFSIVNWINFKNGNILFKYVGHTKTEHHTFSVKIRKIIWKTSNNQVPASQCSENCSPGTRKVSKSRIHSCCYDCVPCSPGEISNVTDSDTCMKCSDLDWPNEKKDSCVPKQLEFLSYTDDTLVLVISLVSSVFSFLTFMILITFILYQDTAIVKANNRNLSFLLLVSILLSFLCVFLFLGHPVDLTCMLRQVSFGILFSVAVSCLLAKTIMVCIAFKATKPGSSWKLWIGSKWSNSLVMFCSSIQVIICVGWLSLAPPFPEMDTWSYQEKIIVQCNEGSVMAFYSVLGYMGVLASVSFITAFLARTLPDSFNEAKYITFSMLVFCSVWIAMIPAYLSTRGKYMVAVEIFAILSSSAGLLGCIFFPKCFIILWRPELNSRTQLLAGRSR; from the exons atgacggccatTCTACCCTATGTTTATAGCCCATTGGTTCAACCCAATACAAATCTGGGATCTGAGCCACCCGCACTAGAAGTTAAACAAATCTTGAGACGTTTGCCCATTTCTAA GTCCCAGAATCCACCACCAGCCTGTGATCTGCACCTGGTGAGGACCATTGAGGACTACGAATATTTCCAGGACGGAGACGTCATTATCGGAGGAGTTTTCACCGTCAATTATTTTATGAATGGGTTGAACCGATATAAGATTATTCACACTTACATCTGCTTGAG GCCGGTTCCCAAGAATTACAAGGATCTTCTCACTTTCCGTTTCGCCATTGAGGAAATTAACCAAGATCAGACAATCTTACCCAATATCTCCCTGGGATATCACATATATGACTCCTGCTCCGATAGTAAGAAAGCTGTGAAAAGTGTCCTCCAGATATTATCAGGACCCAGAATGACCGTCCCCAATTATTCCTGTTCCGGGCAGAGGAACGTAGCTGGTTTTATAGGAGATCAGGGATCAGCGACGACCGTGTCCATGACCCAGATACTGGCAATATACCGATACTCCCAG ATCAGCTACGGGGCAACAAATTATGTTCTCAATGACCGAAATCTCTACCCAACTTTTTACAGAACTGTTTTAAGTGCCCGAATCACTTATTTGATGATAGCCATGATGATTAACTTCTTCAAATGGACGTGGGTTGGGATTATATCTTCAGATGATAACAGCGGTAATGAGGAGACTCCGATTTTGGCAGAATATCTGACCATGAATGGAATTTGTGTGGCCTACACCATAAAAGTCAAATTAGTGAGCTTAGATGTTCTGAACAACAATGAATATAGGATTATCAGCAAGTCATCGGCCCaggttataatcctgtgtgggacGTATACTCCACTCCTTGCAGATTGGTTACGTGAAGTACGAGATGTTCTCCGGGATAAGACTCTGGTCTTAGGACCTGCTTTTGCTCTAAATACATTTATTATGGAACATCACCGAGAAGCATTTCATGGTAGTTTGGCTCTTGAACCTTCTCCTTTGCTGATACCAGACATGAGAAGCTTCTATGAAAGTTTCCAGACCATAAGTCATCCAGAAGATAAGTTACTGGCTCATATATTTTTGCTAAACTTCGGCTGCTTGTCCGGAGATTCTCAAATGAATGAAAACCATCAGGCTGTATACAATATACCACTTCACAACTGTACTGGAACAGAACGGGTCACAGATTTTTTAAGTTTTCAATGCAAAGGATTCTCTGATCGAGTGTATAAAGCTGTGTATTTATTGGCCCGGGCTCTGCATGATCTTCACATGACCAGCAATGGACAATCTAGCCGGAAGATCAACCATCTCCATAGACACAGCCACCAG CTTCATCATTTCTTGAGGAGTCAAAGATCcaaggatggaaacccatatttTTTGGAAAATGGAGATTTCATTGGCCAATTCTCAATAGTCAATTGGATAAATTTCAAAAATGGAAATATTCTTTTCAAATATGTTGGTCACACAAAAACTGAGCACCATACATTTAGTGTAAAGATAAGAAAGATAATATGGAAGACCAGTAATAATCAG GTCCCCGCGTCTCAGTGTTCAGAGAACTGTTCACCAGGAACCCGGAAAGTCTCCAAGTCCAGGATCCATTCCTGCTGCTATGATTGTGTCCCCTGCTCCCCGGGAGAAATCTCCAATGTGACAG ACAGTGACACCTGCATGAAATGTTCAGACCTGGATTGGCCCAATGAGAAGAAGGACAGTTGTGTCCCAAAGCAGCTGGAGTTTCTCTCCTACACAGATGACACACTAGTCCTGGTTATTTCTCTGGTTTCTTCTGTCTTTTCTTTCCTTACATTCATGATTCTTATTACTTTTATATTGTACCAAGACACGGCCATCGTGAAGGCCAATAACAGGAACCTCAGCTTcctcctcctggtctccatcctGCTGAGCTTCCTCTGTGTCTTCCTGTTCCTTGGACATCCAGTGGACCTCACTTGCATGCTACGTCAGGTCTCGTTTGGAATCCTCTTCTCAGTGGCTGTTTCTTGCCTCTTGGCCAAAACCATCATGGTTTGCATTGCTTTCAAAGCCACCAAGCCTGGAAGTTCATGGAAACTTTGGATTGGAAGCAAGTGGTCTAATTCTTTGGTGATGTTCTGCTCATCCATCCAAGTAATAATCTGTGTGGGTTGGTTGAGTCTAGCGCCCCCCTTCCCAGAGATGGACACATGGTCCTATCAGGAGAAGATCATTGTGCAGTGTAATGAAGGTTCTGTGATGGCCTTCTACTCTGTCCTGGGCTATATGGGGGTTTTGGCTTCTGTTAGTTTTATTACGGCGTTTTTAGCTcggacattaccggacagtttcaatgaggccaagtacatcaccttcagcatgctggtgttctgtagtgtctggattgCCATGATCCCGGCgtatctgagcaccagagggaagtacatggtggccgtggagatatttgccATATTGTCCTCAAGTGCGGGACTTTTAGGGTGTATATTCTTCCCAAAATGCTTCATTATCCTATGGAGACCAGAACTGAACTCCAGAACACAATTACTTGCGGGAAGAAGCAGATGA